One Prionailurus bengalensis isolate Pbe53 chromosome B2 unlocalized genomic scaffold, Fcat_Pben_1.1_paternal_pri B2_random_Un_scaffold_46, whole genome shotgun sequence genomic window carries:
- the BAG6 gene encoding large proline-rich protein BAG6 isoform X27: MEPSDTTSTTTSMEEPDSLEVLVKTLDSQTRTFIVGAQMNVKEFKEHIAASVSIPSEKQRLIYQGRVLQDDKKLQEYNVGGKVIHLVERAPPQTQLPSGASSGIGSASATHGGGPPPGTRGPGASVHDRNANSYVMVGTFNLPSEPRVRLVMAQHMIRDIQTLLSRMECRGGPQAQHSQPPPQTPTVAPESVALSSQTSEPVESEVPSREPMEAEEVEERAPAQSPELTPSGPAPAGPTPAPETSAPNHPSPAEYVEVLQELQRLESRLQPFLQRYYEVLGAAATTDYNNNQEGREEDQRLINLVGESLRLLGNTFVALSDLRCNLACAPPRHLHVVRPMSHYTTPMVLQQAAIPIQINVGTTVTMTGNGTRPPPTSNAEAAPPGPGQASSLAPTSTTVESSTEGVPPPGPAPPPTTSHPRVIRISHQSVEPVVMMHMNIQDSGTQPGGVPSAPTGPLGPPGHGQTLGQQVPGFPTAPTRVVIARPTPPQARPSHPGGPPISGTLQGAGLGTNASLAQMVSGLVGQLLMQPVLVAQGTPGMAPPPAPATASASAGTTNTATTAGPAPGGPAQPPPPQPSAADLQFSQLLGNLLGPAGPGAGGPGMASPTITVAMPGVPAFLQGMTDFLQATQTAPPPPPPPPPPPPAPEQQTMPPPGSPSGGAGSPGGLGLESLSPEFFTSVVQGVLNSLLGSLGARAGSSESIAAFIQRLSGSSNIFEPGADGALGFFGALLSLLCQNFSMVDVVMLLHGHFQPLQRLQPQLRSFFHQHYLGGQEPTPGNIRTATHTLITGLEEYVRESFSLVQVQPGVDIIRTNLEFLQEQFNSIAAHVLHCTDSGFGARLLELCNQGLFECLALNLHCLGGQQMELAAVINGRIRRMSRGVNPSLVSWLTTMMGLRLQVVLEHMPVGPDAILRYVRRVGDPPQPLPEEPMEVQGSERTSPEPQRENASPAPGTTAEEAMSRGPPPAPEGGGSRDEQDGASAETEPWAAAVPPEWVPIIQQDIQSQRKVKPQPPLSDAYLSGMPAKRRKLRADIQKRLQEDPNYSPQRFPNAHRAFADDP; the protein is encoded by the exons ATGGAGCCCAGTGATACTACCAGTACCACTACCAGTATGGAGGAGCCTGACAGCCTGGAGGTGCTGGTGAAGACCTTGGACTCTCAGACTCGGACCTTTATTGTGGGGGCCCAG ATGAATGTAAAGGAATTTAAGGAGCACATCGCTGCCTCTGTCAGCATTCCCTCTGAGAAACAACGGCTCATCTATCAGGGACGAGTTCTGCAGGATGATAAGAAGCTCCAGGAATACA atgTTGGGGGAAAGGTTATTCACCTGGTGGAACGGGCTCCTCCTCAGACGCAGCTGCCTTCTGGGGCATCTTCTGGGATAGGGTCTGCCTCAGCCACCCATGGTGGGGGACCCCCGCCTGGTACTCGGGGGCCTGGGGCCTCTGTTCATGACCGGAATGCCAACAGCTATGTCATGGTTGGAACCTTCAATCTTCCT AGTGAGCCCCGAGTACGGCTGGTGATGGCTCAGCACATGATCAGAGATATACAGACCTTACTTTCCCGGATGGAG TGTCGAGGGGGACCCCAAGCACAGCACAGTCAGCCGCCCCCACAGACGCCAACCGTGGCCCCGGAGTCTGTAGCCTTGAGTTCTCAAACATCAGAACCAGTTGAAAGTGAAGTGCCTTCTCGGGAGCCCATGGAGGCCGAAGAAGTGGAGGAGCGtgccccagcccagagcccggagctcACCCCTTCCGGCCCAGCTCCAGCAGGCCCAACACCTGCCCCAGAGACCAGTGCACCCAA CCATCCTTCCCCTGCGGAGTATGTTGAAGTGCTCCAGGAGCTACAGCGGCTTGAGAGCCGCCTCCAGCCCTTCCTGCAGCGCTACTATGAGGTTCTGGGCGCTGCCGCCACCACGGACTACAACAACAAC CAAGAGGGCCGCGAAGAGGACCAGCGCTTGATCAACTTGGTGGGGGAGAGCCTACGGCTACTGGGCAACACTTTTGTGGCGCTGTCTGACCTGCGCTGCAACCTGGCCTGTGCGCCCCCACGACACCTGCATGTGGTCCGGCCCATGTCTCACTACACCACCCCCATGGTGCTCCAGCAGGCAGCCATTCCCATCCAG ATCAACGTGGGAACCACCGTGACCATGACGGGGAATGGGACTCGGCCCCCCCCAACTTCTAATGCGGAGGCAGCTCCCCCTGGTCCTGGGCAGGCCTCATCCCTGGCTCCCACTTCTACCACTGTCGAGTCCTCAACTGAGGGTGTTCCCCCACCAGGGCCGGCTCCCCCACCGACCACCAGCCACCCAAGGGTCATCCGGATTTCCCACCAGAGTGTGGAACCTGTAGTCATGATGCACATGAACATCCAAG ATTCTGGCACACAGCCCGGTGGAGTTCCGAGTGCTCCCACTGGCCCCCTAGGACCCCCTGGTCATGGCCAAACCCTGG GACAGCAGGTGCCGGGTTTCCCGACAGCTCCGACCCGGGTGGTGATTGCTCGGCCCACCCCTCCGCAGGCTCGGCCTTCCCATCCTGGGGGGCCCCCAATCTCGGGTACTCTA CAGGGCGCTGGACTAGGTACCAATGCCTCTTTGGCCCAGATGGTGAGCGGCCTCGTGGGGCAGCTTCTTATGCAGCCCGTTCTTGTGG CTCAGGGGACCCCAGGAATGGCaccacctccagcccctgccaCTGCTTCAGCCAGTGCAGGCACCACCAACACAGCAACCACAGCTGGTCCTGCCCCCGGGGGGCCCGCCCAGCCTCCACCCCCTCAACCCTCAGCGGCCGATCTTCAGTTCTCACAGCTCCTAGGGAACCTGCTGGGTCCTGCGGGGCCAGGGGCCGGAGGGCCTGGCATGGCTTCTCCCACCATCACCGTGGCAATGCCTGGTGTCCCTGCCTTTCTCCAGGGCATGACCGACTTTCTGCAG GCGACGCAGACGGCCCCtccgcccccaccaccacccccacccccacccccagccccagagcaGCAGACCATGCCCCCACCAGGGTCCCCTTCTGGTGGCGCAGGGAGTCCTGGAGGCCTGGGTCTTGAGAGCCTTTCACCGGAGTTTTTTACCTCCGTGGTGCAGGGCGTGCTGAACTCCCTGCTAGGCTCCCTGGGGGCTCGGGCTGGCAGTAGTGAAAGTATTGCTGCTTTCATACAGCGCCTCAGTGGATCAAGCAACATCTTTGAGCCTGGGGCTGATGGGGCCCTCG gATTCTTTGGGGCCCTACTCTCTCTGCTGTGCCAGAACTTTTCCATGGTGGATGTGGTGATGCTTCTTCATGGGCATTTCCAGCCACTGCAGCGGCTCCAGCCCCAGCTGCGATCCTTTTTCCACCAGCACTACCTGGGTGGCCAAGAGCCCACACCTGGTAACATACGG ACGGCAACCCACACGTTGATCACAGGGCTGGAAGAGTACGTGCGGGAGAGTTTT TCTTTGGTGCAGGTTCAGCCAGGGGTGGACATCATCCGGACAAACCTGGAATTTCTCCAAGAGCAGTTCAATAGCATCGCTGCTCATGTGCTGCACTGCACAG ACAGTGGATTTGGGGCCCGCCTGCTTGAGTTGTGTAACCAGGGCCTGTTTGAATGCCTGGCCCTCAACCTGCACTGCTTGGGGGGACAGCAGATGGAGCTTGCCGCGGTCATCAATGGTCGAATT CGTCGCATGTCTCGTGGGGTGAACCCGTCCTTGGTGAGCTGGCTGACCACTATGATGGGACTGAGGCTTCAGGTGGTTTTGGAGCACATGCCCGTAGGCCCTGATGCCATTCTCAGATATGTTCGCAGGGTTGGTGATCCCCCCCAG CCACTTCCCGAGGAGCCAATGGAAGTTCAGGGATCAGAGAGAACTTCCCCTGAGCCTCAG CGGGAGAatgcttccccagcccctggaacaACAGCAGAAGAGGCCATGTCCCGAGGTCCGCCTCCTGCTCCTGAGGGCGGCGGCTCCCGTGACGAACAGGATGGAGCTTCAGCTGAGACAGAACCTTGGGCGGCCGCAGTCCCCCCA GAGTGGGTTCCGATTATCCAGCAGGACATTCAGAGCCAGCGGAAGGTAAAGCCGCAGCCTCCCCTGAGCGATGCCTACCTCAGTGGTATGCCTGCCAAGAGACGCAAG ctccgGGCTGATATACAAAAGCGACTGCAGGAAGACCCCAACTACAGCCCCCAGCGCTTCCCTAATGCCCACCGGGCCTTTGCTGATGATCCCTAG
- the BAG6 gene encoding large proline-rich protein BAG6 isoform X1 encodes MEPSDTTSTTTSMEEPDSLEVLVKTLDSQTRTFIVGAQMNVKEFKEHIAASVSIPSEKQRLIYQGRVLQDDKKLQEYNVGGKVIHLVERAPPQTQLPSGASSGIGSASATHGGGPPPGTRGPGASVHDRNANSYVMVGTFNLPSDGSAVDVHINMEQAPIQSEPRVRLVMAQHMIRDIQTLLSRMECRGGPQAQHSQPPPQTPTVAPESVALSSQTSEPVESEVPSREPMEAEEVEERAPAQSPELTPSGPAPAGPTPAPETSAPNHPSPAEYVEVLQELQRLESRLQPFLQRYYEVLGAAATTDYNNNQEGREEDQRLINLVGESLRLLGNTFVALSDLRCNLACAPPRHLHVVRPMSHYTTPMVLQQAAIPIQINVGTTVTMTGNGTRPPPTSNAEAAPPGPGQASSLAPTSTTVESSTEGVPPPGPAPPPTTSHPRVIRISHQSVEPVVMMHMNIQDSGTQPGGVPSAPTGPLGPPGHGQTLGKSEGIRAGRALGREGVGPNGWAEGGPGSRLHQTRPPGSTLIQLPSLPPEFMHAVAHQITHQAMVAAVASAAAGQQVPGFPTAPTRVVIARPTPPQARPSHPGGPPISGTLQGAGLGTNASLAQMVSGLVGQLLMQPVLVAQGTPGMAPPPAPATASASAGTTNTATTAGPAPGGPAQPPPPQPSAADLQFSQLLGNLLGPAGPGAGGPGMASPTITVAMPGVPAFLQGMTDFLQATQTAPPPPPPPPPPPPAPEQQTMPPPGSPSGGAGSPGGLGLESLSPEFFTSVVQGVLNSLLGSLGARAGSSESIAAFIQRLSGSSNIFEPGADGALGFFGALLSLLCQNFSMVDVVMLLHGHFQPLQRLQPQLRSFFHQHYLGGQEPTPGNIRTATHTLITGLEEYVRESFSLVQVQPGVDIIRTNLEFLQEQFNSIAAHVLHCTDSGFGARLLELCNQGLFECLALNLHCLGGQQMELAAVINGRIRRMSRGVNPSLVSWLTTMMGLRLQVVLEHMPVGPDAILRYVRRVGDPPQPLPEEPMEVQGSERTSPEPQRENASPAPGTTAEEAMSRGPPPAPEGGGSRDEQDGASAETEPWAAAVPPEWVPIIQQDIQSQRKVKPQPPLSDAYLSGMPAKRRKTMQGEGPQLLLSEAVSRAAKAAGARPLTSPESLSRDLEAPEVQESYRQQLRADIQKRLQEDPNYSPQRFPNAHRAFADDP; translated from the exons ATGGAGCCCAGTGATACTACCAGTACCACTACCAGTATGGAGGAGCCTGACAGCCTGGAGGTGCTGGTGAAGACCTTGGACTCTCAGACTCGGACCTTTATTGTGGGGGCCCAG ATGAATGTAAAGGAATTTAAGGAGCACATCGCTGCCTCTGTCAGCATTCCCTCTGAGAAACAACGGCTCATCTATCAGGGACGAGTTCTGCAGGATGATAAGAAGCTCCAGGAATACA atgTTGGGGGAAAGGTTATTCACCTGGTGGAACGGGCTCCTCCTCAGACGCAGCTGCCTTCTGGGGCATCTTCTGGGATAGGGTCTGCCTCAGCCACCCATGGTGGGGGACCCCCGCCTGGTACTCGGGGGCCTGGGGCCTCTGTTCATGACCGGAATGCCAACAGCTATGTCATGGTTGGAACCTTCAATCTTCCT AGTGACGGCTCTGCTGTGGATGTTCACATCAACATGGAACAGGCCCCGATTCAG AGTGAGCCCCGAGTACGGCTGGTGATGGCTCAGCACATGATCAGAGATATACAGACCTTACTTTCCCGGATGGAG TGTCGAGGGGGACCCCAAGCACAGCACAGTCAGCCGCCCCCACAGACGCCAACCGTGGCCCCGGAGTCTGTAGCCTTGAGTTCTCAAACATCAGAACCAGTTGAAAGTGAAGTGCCTTCTCGGGAGCCCATGGAGGCCGAAGAAGTGGAGGAGCGtgccccagcccagagcccggagctcACCCCTTCCGGCCCAGCTCCAGCAGGCCCAACACCTGCCCCAGAGACCAGTGCACCCAA CCATCCTTCCCCTGCGGAGTATGTTGAAGTGCTCCAGGAGCTACAGCGGCTTGAGAGCCGCCTCCAGCCCTTCCTGCAGCGCTACTATGAGGTTCTGGGCGCTGCCGCCACCACGGACTACAACAACAAC CAAGAGGGCCGCGAAGAGGACCAGCGCTTGATCAACTTGGTGGGGGAGAGCCTACGGCTACTGGGCAACACTTTTGTGGCGCTGTCTGACCTGCGCTGCAACCTGGCCTGTGCGCCCCCACGACACCTGCATGTGGTCCGGCCCATGTCTCACTACACCACCCCCATGGTGCTCCAGCAGGCAGCCATTCCCATCCAG ATCAACGTGGGAACCACCGTGACCATGACGGGGAATGGGACTCGGCCCCCCCCAACTTCTAATGCGGAGGCAGCTCCCCCTGGTCCTGGGCAGGCCTCATCCCTGGCTCCCACTTCTACCACTGTCGAGTCCTCAACTGAGGGTGTTCCCCCACCAGGGCCGGCTCCCCCACCGACCACCAGCCACCCAAGGGTCATCCGGATTTCCCACCAGAGTGTGGAACCTGTAGTCATGATGCACATGAACATCCAAG ATTCTGGCACACAGCCCGGTGGAGTTCCGAGTGCTCCCACTGGCCCCCTAGGACCCCCTGGTCATGGCCAAACCCTGGGTAAGAGTGAGGGCATCAGAGCAGGCAGAGCTCTGGGTAGAGAAGGGGTAGGGCCGAATGGGTGGGCTGAAGGGGGTCCAGGTTCAAGGTTACATCAGACCCGCCccccaggctccaccctcatccagctgccctccctgccccctgagTTCATGCACGCCGTCGCCCACCAGATCACTCATCAGGCCATGGTGGCAGCTGTTGCCTCCGCGGCCGCAG GACAGCAGGTGCCGGGTTTCCCGACAGCTCCGACCCGGGTGGTGATTGCTCGGCCCACCCCTCCGCAGGCTCGGCCTTCCCATCCTGGGGGGCCCCCAATCTCGGGTACTCTA CAGGGCGCTGGACTAGGTACCAATGCCTCTTTGGCCCAGATGGTGAGCGGCCTCGTGGGGCAGCTTCTTATGCAGCCCGTTCTTGTGG CTCAGGGGACCCCAGGAATGGCaccacctccagcccctgccaCTGCTTCAGCCAGTGCAGGCACCACCAACACAGCAACCACAGCTGGTCCTGCCCCCGGGGGGCCCGCCCAGCCTCCACCCCCTCAACCCTCAGCGGCCGATCTTCAGTTCTCACAGCTCCTAGGGAACCTGCTGGGTCCTGCGGGGCCAGGGGCCGGAGGGCCTGGCATGGCTTCTCCCACCATCACCGTGGCAATGCCTGGTGTCCCTGCCTTTCTCCAGGGCATGACCGACTTTCTGCAG GCGACGCAGACGGCCCCtccgcccccaccaccacccccacccccacccccagccccagagcaGCAGACCATGCCCCCACCAGGGTCCCCTTCTGGTGGCGCAGGGAGTCCTGGAGGCCTGGGTCTTGAGAGCCTTTCACCGGAGTTTTTTACCTCCGTGGTGCAGGGCGTGCTGAACTCCCTGCTAGGCTCCCTGGGGGCTCGGGCTGGCAGTAGTGAAAGTATTGCTGCTTTCATACAGCGCCTCAGTGGATCAAGCAACATCTTTGAGCCTGGGGCTGATGGGGCCCTCG gATTCTTTGGGGCCCTACTCTCTCTGCTGTGCCAGAACTTTTCCATGGTGGATGTGGTGATGCTTCTTCATGGGCATTTCCAGCCACTGCAGCGGCTCCAGCCCCAGCTGCGATCCTTTTTCCACCAGCACTACCTGGGTGGCCAAGAGCCCACACCTGGTAACATACGG ACGGCAACCCACACGTTGATCACAGGGCTGGAAGAGTACGTGCGGGAGAGTTTT TCTTTGGTGCAGGTTCAGCCAGGGGTGGACATCATCCGGACAAACCTGGAATTTCTCCAAGAGCAGTTCAATAGCATCGCTGCTCATGTGCTGCACTGCACAG ACAGTGGATTTGGGGCCCGCCTGCTTGAGTTGTGTAACCAGGGCCTGTTTGAATGCCTGGCCCTCAACCTGCACTGCTTGGGGGGACAGCAGATGGAGCTTGCCGCGGTCATCAATGGTCGAATT CGTCGCATGTCTCGTGGGGTGAACCCGTCCTTGGTGAGCTGGCTGACCACTATGATGGGACTGAGGCTTCAGGTGGTTTTGGAGCACATGCCCGTAGGCCCTGATGCCATTCTCAGATATGTTCGCAGGGTTGGTGATCCCCCCCAG CCACTTCCCGAGGAGCCAATGGAAGTTCAGGGATCAGAGAGAACTTCCCCTGAGCCTCAG CGGGAGAatgcttccccagcccctggaacaACAGCAGAAGAGGCCATGTCCCGAGGTCCGCCTCCTGCTCCTGAGGGCGGCGGCTCCCGTGACGAACAGGATGGAGCTTCAGCTGAGACAGAACCTTGGGCGGCCGCAGTCCCCCCA GAGTGGGTTCCGATTATCCAGCAGGACATTCAGAGCCAGCGGAAGGTAAAGCCGCAGCCTCCCCTGAGCGATGCCTACCTCAGTGGTATGCCTGCCAAGAGACGCAAG ACGATGCAGGGTGAGGGCCCCCAGCTGCTTCTCTCAGAGGCCGTGAGCCGGGCAGCTAAGGCAGCCGGAGCTCGGCCCCTGACGAGCCCCGAGAGCCTGAGCCGGGACCTGGAGGCACCAGAGGTTCAGGAGAGCTACAGGCAGCAG ctccgGGCTGATATACAAAAGCGACTGCAGGAAGACCCCAACTACAGCCCCCAGCGCTTCCCTAATGCCCACCGGGCCTTTGCTGATGATCCCTAG
- the BAG6 gene encoding large proline-rich protein BAG6 isoform X16 — protein sequence MEPSDTTSTTTSMEEPDSLEVLVKTLDSQTRTFIVGAQMNVKEFKEHIAASVSIPSEKQRLIYQGRVLQDDKKLQEYNVGGKVIHLVERAPPQTQLPSGASSGIGSASATHGGGPPPGTRGPGASVHDRNANSYVMVGTFNLPSEPRVRLVMAQHMIRDIQTLLSRMECRGGPQAQHSQPPPQTPTVAPESVALSSQTSEPVESEVPSREPMEAEEVEERAPAQSPELTPSGPAPAGPTPAPETSAPNHPSPAEYVEVLQELQRLESRLQPFLQRYYEVLGAAATTDYNNNQEGREEDQRLINLVGESLRLLGNTFVALSDLRCNLACAPPRHLHVVRPMSHYTTPMVLQQAAIPIQINVGTTVTMTGNGTRPPPTSNAEAAPPGPGQASSLAPTSTTVESSTEGVPPPGPAPPPTTSHPRVIRISHQSVEPVVMMHMNIQDSGTQPGGVPSAPTGPLGPPGHGQTLGQQVPGFPTAPTRVVIARPTPPQARPSHPGGPPISGTLQGAGLGTNASLAQMVSGLVGQLLMQPVLVAQGTPGMAPPPAPATASASAGTTNTATTAGPAPGGPAQPPPPQPSAADLQFSQLLGNLLGPAGPGAGGPGMASPTITVAMPGVPAFLQGMTDFLQATQTAPPPPPPPPPPPPAPEQQTMPPPGSPSGGAGSPGGLGLESLSPEFFTSVVQGVLNSLLGSLGARAGSSESIAAFIQRLSGSSNIFEPGADGALGFFGALLSLLCQNFSMVDVVMLLHGHFQPLQRLQPQLRSFFHQHYLGGQEPTPGNIRTATHTLITGLEEYVRESFSLVQVQPGVDIIRTNLEFLQEQFNSIAAHVLHCTDSGFGARLLELCNQGLFECLALNLHCLGGQQMELAAVINGRIRRMSRGVNPSLVSWLTTMMGLRLQVVLEHMPVGPDAILRYVRRVGDPPQPLPEEPMEVQGSERTSPEPQRENASPAPGTTAEEAMSRGPPPAPEGGGSRDEQDGASAETEPWAAAVPPEWVPIIQQDIQSQRKVKPQPPLSDAYLSGMPAKRRKTMQGEGPQLLLSEAVSRAAKAAGARPLTSPESLSRDLEAPEVQESYRQQLRADIQKRLQEDPNYSPQRFPNAHRAFADDP from the exons ATGGAGCCCAGTGATACTACCAGTACCACTACCAGTATGGAGGAGCCTGACAGCCTGGAGGTGCTGGTGAAGACCTTGGACTCTCAGACTCGGACCTTTATTGTGGGGGCCCAG ATGAATGTAAAGGAATTTAAGGAGCACATCGCTGCCTCTGTCAGCATTCCCTCTGAGAAACAACGGCTCATCTATCAGGGACGAGTTCTGCAGGATGATAAGAAGCTCCAGGAATACA atgTTGGGGGAAAGGTTATTCACCTGGTGGAACGGGCTCCTCCTCAGACGCAGCTGCCTTCTGGGGCATCTTCTGGGATAGGGTCTGCCTCAGCCACCCATGGTGGGGGACCCCCGCCTGGTACTCGGGGGCCTGGGGCCTCTGTTCATGACCGGAATGCCAACAGCTATGTCATGGTTGGAACCTTCAATCTTCCT AGTGAGCCCCGAGTACGGCTGGTGATGGCTCAGCACATGATCAGAGATATACAGACCTTACTTTCCCGGATGGAG TGTCGAGGGGGACCCCAAGCACAGCACAGTCAGCCGCCCCCACAGACGCCAACCGTGGCCCCGGAGTCTGTAGCCTTGAGTTCTCAAACATCAGAACCAGTTGAAAGTGAAGTGCCTTCTCGGGAGCCCATGGAGGCCGAAGAAGTGGAGGAGCGtgccccagcccagagcccggagctcACCCCTTCCGGCCCAGCTCCAGCAGGCCCAACACCTGCCCCAGAGACCAGTGCACCCAA CCATCCTTCCCCTGCGGAGTATGTTGAAGTGCTCCAGGAGCTACAGCGGCTTGAGAGCCGCCTCCAGCCCTTCCTGCAGCGCTACTATGAGGTTCTGGGCGCTGCCGCCACCACGGACTACAACAACAAC CAAGAGGGCCGCGAAGAGGACCAGCGCTTGATCAACTTGGTGGGGGAGAGCCTACGGCTACTGGGCAACACTTTTGTGGCGCTGTCTGACCTGCGCTGCAACCTGGCCTGTGCGCCCCCACGACACCTGCATGTGGTCCGGCCCATGTCTCACTACACCACCCCCATGGTGCTCCAGCAGGCAGCCATTCCCATCCAG ATCAACGTGGGAACCACCGTGACCATGACGGGGAATGGGACTCGGCCCCCCCCAACTTCTAATGCGGAGGCAGCTCCCCCTGGTCCTGGGCAGGCCTCATCCCTGGCTCCCACTTCTACCACTGTCGAGTCCTCAACTGAGGGTGTTCCCCCACCAGGGCCGGCTCCCCCACCGACCACCAGCCACCCAAGGGTCATCCGGATTTCCCACCAGAGTGTGGAACCTGTAGTCATGATGCACATGAACATCCAAG ATTCTGGCACACAGCCCGGTGGAGTTCCGAGTGCTCCCACTGGCCCCCTAGGACCCCCTGGTCATGGCCAAACCCTGG GACAGCAGGTGCCGGGTTTCCCGACAGCTCCGACCCGGGTGGTGATTGCTCGGCCCACCCCTCCGCAGGCTCGGCCTTCCCATCCTGGGGGGCCCCCAATCTCGGGTACTCTA CAGGGCGCTGGACTAGGTACCAATGCCTCTTTGGCCCAGATGGTGAGCGGCCTCGTGGGGCAGCTTCTTATGCAGCCCGTTCTTGTGG CTCAGGGGACCCCAGGAATGGCaccacctccagcccctgccaCTGCTTCAGCCAGTGCAGGCACCACCAACACAGCAACCACAGCTGGTCCTGCCCCCGGGGGGCCCGCCCAGCCTCCACCCCCTCAACCCTCAGCGGCCGATCTTCAGTTCTCACAGCTCCTAGGGAACCTGCTGGGTCCTGCGGGGCCAGGGGCCGGAGGGCCTGGCATGGCTTCTCCCACCATCACCGTGGCAATGCCTGGTGTCCCTGCCTTTCTCCAGGGCATGACCGACTTTCTGCAG GCGACGCAGACGGCCCCtccgcccccaccaccacccccacccccacccccagccccagagcaGCAGACCATGCCCCCACCAGGGTCCCCTTCTGGTGGCGCAGGGAGTCCTGGAGGCCTGGGTCTTGAGAGCCTTTCACCGGAGTTTTTTACCTCCGTGGTGCAGGGCGTGCTGAACTCCCTGCTAGGCTCCCTGGGGGCTCGGGCTGGCAGTAGTGAAAGTATTGCTGCTTTCATACAGCGCCTCAGTGGATCAAGCAACATCTTTGAGCCTGGGGCTGATGGGGCCCTCG gATTCTTTGGGGCCCTACTCTCTCTGCTGTGCCAGAACTTTTCCATGGTGGATGTGGTGATGCTTCTTCATGGGCATTTCCAGCCACTGCAGCGGCTCCAGCCCCAGCTGCGATCCTTTTTCCACCAGCACTACCTGGGTGGCCAAGAGCCCACACCTGGTAACATACGG ACGGCAACCCACACGTTGATCACAGGGCTGGAAGAGTACGTGCGGGAGAGTTTT TCTTTGGTGCAGGTTCAGCCAGGGGTGGACATCATCCGGACAAACCTGGAATTTCTCCAAGAGCAGTTCAATAGCATCGCTGCTCATGTGCTGCACTGCACAG ACAGTGGATTTGGGGCCCGCCTGCTTGAGTTGTGTAACCAGGGCCTGTTTGAATGCCTGGCCCTCAACCTGCACTGCTTGGGGGGACAGCAGATGGAGCTTGCCGCGGTCATCAATGGTCGAATT CGTCGCATGTCTCGTGGGGTGAACCCGTCCTTGGTGAGCTGGCTGACCACTATGATGGGACTGAGGCTTCAGGTGGTTTTGGAGCACATGCCCGTAGGCCCTGATGCCATTCTCAGATATGTTCGCAGGGTTGGTGATCCCCCCCAG CCACTTCCCGAGGAGCCAATGGAAGTTCAGGGATCAGAGAGAACTTCCCCTGAGCCTCAG CGGGAGAatgcttccccagcccctggaacaACAGCAGAAGAGGCCATGTCCCGAGGTCCGCCTCCTGCTCCTGAGGGCGGCGGCTCCCGTGACGAACAGGATGGAGCTTCAGCTGAGACAGAACCTTGGGCGGCCGCAGTCCCCCCA GAGTGGGTTCCGATTATCCAGCAGGACATTCAGAGCCAGCGGAAGGTAAAGCCGCAGCCTCCCCTGAGCGATGCCTACCTCAGTGGTATGCCTGCCAAGAGACGCAAG ACGATGCAGGGTGAGGGCCCCCAGCTGCTTCTCTCAGAGGCCGTGAGCCGGGCAGCTAAGGCAGCCGGAGCTCGGCCCCTGACGAGCCCCGAGAGCCTGAGCCGGGACCTGGAGGCACCAGAGGTTCAGGAGAGCTACAGGCAGCAG ctccgGGCTGATATACAAAAGCGACTGCAGGAAGACCCCAACTACAGCCCCCAGCGCTTCCCTAATGCCCACCGGGCCTTTGCTGATGATCCCTAG